The proteins below come from a single Gossypium raimondii isolate GPD5lz chromosome 2, ASM2569854v1, whole genome shotgun sequence genomic window:
- the LOC105787851 gene encoding chaperone protein dnaJ 20, chloroplastic, with amino-acid sequence MQMNLNTTKTMPSTTSTTSDFMFRIRQKPYKVHVISCRGRADKLRMQRGNTNFYQVLCLDPVENVGLDDIKKAYRSLVLRYHPDVCPASSKDESTKRFLELQMAYETLSDPISRKLYDYELGLVGAKNYFMEERISKFPRDVWEKQLDGLKKRSHARMQRR; translated from the coding sequence ATGCAAATGAATCTCAATACGACCAAAACAATGCCTTCAACAACATCAACTACATCGGATTTCATGTTCAGGATCAGGCAAAAGCCTTATAAGGTTCATGTTATATCATGTAGGGGAAGAGCTGATAAGTTACGCATGCAAAGAGGGAACACTAATTTTTACCAAGTGCTTTGTCTCGACCCTGTTGAGAATGTAGGTTTGGATGACATAAAGAAGGCTTATAGAAGCTTGGTTCTTCGATACCACCCTGACGTTTGTCCTGCTTCCTCCAAAGATGAATCCACGAAAAGGTTTCTGGAACTCCAAATGGCTTACGAGACACTTTCGGATCCAATTTCTCGTAAACTGTATGATTACGAATTGGGTTTAGTTGGAGCTAAGAATTATTTTATGGAAGAGAGAATATCGAAATTTCCGAGAGATGTTTGGGAAAAACAACTCGACGGATTAAAGAAACGGTCTCATGCTAGGATGCAGAGGAGGTAG
- the LOC105787850 gene encoding protein NEN4: MEGFIPCQEGSAEIVFFDIETTVPNRTGQRFCVLEFGAIVVCPRNLVELESYSTLIKPKDLSVVALRSGRSDGITRDAVANAPGFEEVADKIFNLLNGRVWGGHNIQRFDCVRIKEAFADIGRPPPVPVGIIDSLGVLTEKFGKRAGNMKMASLATYFGLGQQKHRSLDDVRMNLEVLKHCATVLFLESSLPSILNRSWHSPSTITTRSRSSAGKLTCKEETSRKSPTYQRTVPYTRESLGKMTERVKNLLCKARGSQPINNLLKHSHSVLR, encoded by the exons ATGGAGGGTTTTATTCCATGCCAAGAAGGGTCAGCAGAAATTGTGTTTTTCGACATAGAAACTACAGTACCCAACAGAACCGGTCAAAGGTTCTGTGTATTGGAGTTTGGTGCCATTGTAGTATGTCCAAGGAACCTGGTTGAGCTAGAGAGTTATAGTACCCTGATAAAGCCCAAGGACTTGTCTGTTGTTGCATTGAGGTCCGGCAGGTCTGATGGGATAACTAGAGATGCTGTTGCAAACGCACCTGGATTTGAAGAAGTTGCTGACAAAATATTCAACCTTTTGAATGGTAGGGTTTGGGGGGGTCATAACATTCAGAGATTCGATTGTGTTCGTATTAAGGAGGCCTTTGCTGACATTGGTAGACCACCTCCTGTACCTGTTGGGATCATTGATTCTTTAGGTGTCCTCACTGAGAAGTTTGGCAAAAGAGCTGGTAACATGAAG ATGGCAAGCTTAGCTACTTACTTTGGACTTGGGCAACAAAAACACAGGAGCCTGGATGATGTTCGTATGAATTTAGAGGTTCTAAAACATTGTGCAACTGTGCTGTTTTTG GAATCAAGCCTCCCAAGCATATTGAATAGGAGTTGGCACAGTCCCTCAACAATAACGACAAGAAGTAGAAGCAGTGCAGGGAAATTGACATGCAAGGAAGAAACCAGCAGAAAATCACCAACTTATCAAAGAACAGTTCCCTACACAAGGGAAAGTTTGGGAAAG ATGACAGAAAGAGTGAAGAATCTATTGTGTAAAGCACGAGGAAGCCAGCCTATCAACAACTTGCTCAAGCATTCTCATTCAGTGCTCAGATGa
- the LOC105787848 gene encoding uncharacterized protein LOC105787848 → MALSTSKIVPTTNKIARELHEIYKDLHELDFAIQVPKTLDKKNSLQREKQISVDPISLRESSMGEISFNMMLPPQAETDYPLPPPLLPAKHKFLSCSLPNSATSSPRFGSRKNLKHESQALPQQVDELVNKNPSLQNTTFWRSKSCGDGRTYGPPDELDDLWMYKHHRHGGLISKPNVNNEEMDGSNEVDFKCGALCLLLPGFTKAKQVRTRKREPWVKENSVNVISRTVSLEKFECGSWASSTIIPDHDVGDLYFDLPLELINNLGNDAHLPVSTAFVFDNKDVKGVLKNGSNQTRSTTTGRKSHESSSRHVRFSTSSPTSYPASPASCITPRLRKARDDFNAFLEAQSA, encoded by the coding sequence ATGGCACTTTCTACTTCGAAAATAGTTCCCACCACCAACAAAATTGCTCGAGAACTCCATGAAATTTACAAGGACCTTCATGAGCTTGACTTTGCTATTCAAGTGCCTAAGACCCTAGACAAGAAGAATAGCCTGCAAAGGGAAAAACAAATATCCGTTGATCCAATTTCATTACGAGAATCATCCATGGGAGAAATAAGTTTCAACATGATGTTACCACCTCAAGCTGAAACTGATTACCCTCTTCCACCCCCTTTGCTCCCCGCAAAGCACAAGTTCTTAAGTTGCAGCCTTCCAAACTCCGCGACTTCTTCCCCTCGATTCGGCTCGAGGAAGAACTTGAAACACGAAAGCCAAGCGTTGCCTCAACAGGTTGACGAGTTGGTCAATAAGAACCCATCACTTCAAAACACGACGTTTTGGAGAAGCAAGTCATGTGGAGATGGAAGAACATATGGACCACCGGATGAACTTGATGATCTATGGATGTACAAGCATCATAGGCATGGAGGTTTAATCTCCAAACCCAATGTTAACAATGAGGAAATGGATGGTAGTAATGAAGTTGACTTCAAATGCGGTGCCCTTTGCCTGTTGCTACCAGGATTTACCAAGGCAAAGCAAGTGAGGACAAGAAAAAGAGAACCTTGGGTGAAGGAGAATAGTGTGAATGTGATATCGAGAACAGTTTCCCTTGAAAAGTTTGAATGTGGATCATGGGCTTCATCAACAATAATACCAGACCATGATGTTGGTGATCTATACTTTGATCTTCCATTGGAGTTGATCAATAACCTTGGGAACGATGCACATTTACCGGTTTCAACTGCTTTTGTGTTCGATAATAAAGATGTAAAAGGGGTATTGAAGAATGGTTCAAATCAAACAAGATCAACAACAACAGGCAGGAAATCCCATGAATCATCATCTCGGCATGTTAGGTTTTCGACGTCATCCCCAACATCGTACCCTGCTTCACCGGCTTCTTGCATTACGCCTCGTTTGCGTAAAGCTAGGGACGATTTTAATGCTTTCTTAGAGGCACAAAGTGCATGA
- the LOC105787847 gene encoding L-ascorbate oxidase: MIFSNMVLIPKCKSRVILFLWLLGITALLNGSAVEARIRRYKWEVKYEYKSPDCLKKLVITINGGTPGPTITAQQNDTIIVELTNGLLTENVAIHWHGIRQIGTPWFDGTEGVTQCPILPGTTFKYQFVVDRAGTYLYHAHYGMQREAGLYGSIIVGLPDGKSEPFTYDYDRNIILNDWYHKSTYEQAAGLSAIPFQWVGEPQSLLIHGRGKFNCSTLTTPSLDAGICNATNPDCEPFRLIAVPGKTYRLRISSLTALSALSFQIEGHNMTVVEADGHYVEPFVVQNLFLYSGETYSVLVKADQDPTRNYWITSNIVGRSAPNTPPGLGVFVYYPNHPRRSPPTTPPPPPLWNNTDPRLAQSHAIKARQGYIHTPPSRSDRVIVFLNTQNTINGNVRWSVNNVSFALPHTPYLIALKENLTHVFDQTPPPDGYDYQNYDIRIVQENRNATSSNGVYRLNFNSTVDIILQNANSMSLGTSETHPWHLHGHDFWVLGYGEGKFDMFNDPKKYNLVNPIMKNTVPVHPYGWTALRFRADNPGAWAFHCHIESHFYMGMGVVFAEGIDKVGKLPSSVMGCGETQGLYRP, encoded by the exons ATGATCTTTAGCAATATGGTTTTGATACCAAAATGCAAAAGCAGAGTAATCTTATTTCTATGGTTATTAGGGATTACAGCTTTGTTAAATGGTTCGGCCGTTGAAGCTCGGATTCGTCGGTATAAATGGGAAGTGAAGTACGAATACAAGTCCCCTGATTGTTTAAAGAAACTGGTAATAACCATCAATGGCGGAACACCAGGTCCTACAATCACCGCACAGCAAAATGATACTATCATTGTTGAGCTCACCAACGGTTTGTTAACAGAGAATGTTGCAATTCACTGGCATGGAATTCGACAGATCGGAACACCCTGGTTTGATGGAACTGAAGGAGTGACTCAATGTCCGATTTTGCCAGGAACCACTTTCAAGTATCAGTTTGTTGTCGACAGA GCTGGAACATACTTGTATCATGCACATTATGGGATGCAAAGAGAAGCTGGGTTATATGGATCAATCATTGTTGGACTTCCTGATGGAAAATCCGAACCTTTTACCTATGATTATGATCGGAATATTATACTCAATGATTGGTACCATAAAAGCACTTATGAACAAGCTGCTGGCTTGTCTGCTATTCCCTTCCAATGGGTTGGAGAGCCTCAGTCACTCTTGATCCATGGAAGAGGAAAGTTCAACTGCTCTACTTTAACTACTCCCAGTTTAGACGCTGGTATTTGCAATGCTACAAATCCAGATTGTGAGCCTTTCAGATTAATCGCAGTCCCTGGAAAAACTTATCGATTGAGAATCTCTAGTTTAACTGCTCTATCAGCCCTCAGCTTCCAAATTGAG GGTCACAATATGACAGTGGTTGAAGCTGATGGGCATTACGTTGAGCCATTTGTTGTACAAAACTTGTTCCTTTACTCAGGGGAGACATATTCGGTCCTAGTAAAAGCCGACCAAGATCCCACAAGGAATTATTGGATAACATCCAATATTGTTGGTCGATCAGCACCCAATACTCCTCCTGGTCTCGGCGTTTTCGTTTACTATCCAAATCATCCAAGGAGATCTCCTCCCACAACTCCCCCACCTCCTCCTCTATGGAATAACACTGACCCTCGATTAGCTCAGAGTCACGCCATTAAAGCTCGCCAAGGTTACATTCACACTCCACCTTCACGTTCAGACAGGGTCATTGTGTTCCTCAACACACAAAACACGATCAATGGGAATGTTCGGTGGTCGGTCAACAATGTCTCTTTCGCACTTCCTCATACACCTTACTTGATCGCACTCAAGGAAAATCTAACCCATGTGTTCGATCAAACCCCACCTCCCGATGGGTACGATTACCAGAATTATGATATCCGTATAGTACAAGAGAACAGAAATGCTACCTCGAGCAATGGGGTTTACAGGTTGAACTTCAACTCAACTGTGGATATTATACTTCAAAATGCCAACTCCATGAGTCTTGGTACCAGTGAGACGCATCCTTGGCATTTACATGGACATGATTTCTGGGTATTGGGGTATGGGGAAGGGAAGTTCGATATGTTCAATGATCCAAAGAAGTATAATTTGGTGAACCCGATTATGAAGAACACAGTGCCGGTACATCCTTATGGATGGACTGCTTTGAGGTTTAGGGCTGATAACCCAGGAGCTTGGGCATTCCATTGCCATATAGAATCCCATTTCTATATGGGTATGGGCGTGGTATTTGCAGAAGGGATTGACAAGGTTGGCAAGTTACCATCTTCTGTTATGGGCTGTGGTGAAACTCAAGGTCTTTACAGGCCCTAG